The genomic window TTCGCGGGTTCCCAGGATGCCGGCTCCAAAGCTTCCAGAGCCGAAAGCTGGCCAGCAAGCGTCTTCCGCATCGAGCGGACATCTTCGAGCTCCCGCTCTCCTTCCTCCTGCTGCTGCTCCAGAAGAGCGATGCTCCGCGTGAGCTCCTCGGTCACCGCTCGGTGCCCGAGCTCGAAATCCCGCTGCTTCTTCCGCAACTCTTCGAGCTGGCGCTTCTGGCGTTCGATCTCCTCGCGCCTCCGCTCCAGGTCGAGCAAGACCTCGTGGGCTTGCTGCACCTTGATGTTCAAATCATCGACGGAGAAACGGGAGCCGCCTTCGCCTTCGCCCGGCAAGGATGCCGCTTCCCCAGCCTTCTTACTCATAAACGTGCGCTAGATTTTATCCTACCGTGTCGCTTCCAGCACGCAAGCATTTGCGAGGCTCAGGGCGCCTTCTTTACGACTAGCCGCCCGGCCGGCCTGTCGGGGATCGAAGAGGTCTTGACAAGAGAATTCGGTCTCGCCTTGACTCGATCTGCGCGTGCAAGCTTCCTCCCCCTTCTCACTCCGTACAAGCCCGCTGGACGACCGCCATCGGAAGTGGGGGGCGCGGATGGGGGAGTTCGCGGGGTGGAGCCTGCCGATCGTCTACACCTCGGTGGCGGAGGAAACATTGGCCGTCCGGCAGAGGGCGGGACTCTTCGACATCAGCCACATGGGGGAGCTCCTGGTCTGCGGTCCCGATGCCCTGGATCAGCTCGACCGGCTTTTGCCGAGCAACGTGACCGCCCTCCCGACGGGTCGAGGCCGCTACTCCTTGCTGCTGCAGGAGGAGGGTGGCATCATTGACGATCTCTTTGTCTATCGGATCGAGCCGTCGCGATTCTGGTTGGTCGTCAACGCCTCGACGACGCAGACCGATTTTCGCTGGTTTTCCGCAAAGCTCGGGGGTTCCGAGACGACCGTCACGGACGAAAGCGAGCGCTGGGGTGGGATGGCCATCCAGGGTCCCGAGGCGAGAAGGATCCTCCGATCGCTCCTCCCGGAGGTTCCGGAAGCCTGGGAGCGACGTGCGATCGTCGCCGCCTCTTGGAAGGGGGCAAGCGTATGGGTAGCGCACACCGGCTACACGGGAGAGGACGGAGCGGAGCTCTTTTTTCCCGTCTCCCTCGGGACGAGCCTCTGGGATGCCCTGCTCGAGGCGGGCGCTTCCTCGGGATTGCGCCCCTGCGGCTTGGCGGCCAGGGACATCCTTCGACTGGAAGCCTGCTTGCCGCTCAACGGTCATGAGCTAAGCCCGGAGCTGACTCCGATGGAAGCCCGCTTGGCCTGGGTCGTCGATTGGGAGAAGGGCGCTTCCTTCCCGGGGAAGAGAGCACTGGAAGAGAAAAGGCTCCGGGGAACCGAGATCTCTCTGGTCGCATTCACTGTCGATCGCCCCGCTCCCCCGCCCAGAACCGGCTACGAGCTTTGGAGTGGAGAAACCGCAGTAGGGAAGGTGACGAGCGGGGGCTTCTCTCCCACTCTGGGCGCGGCGATCGGCATGGGGTATGTGCGCTCGGCCCTGGCCGTCGAGGGGACCCGCCTCGCCTACGTCGTCCGGGGAAACCGCTATGGGGCGGTTGTAAAGGCCGCGCCCCTCTATCGAAGGAGAACCAGATGAACATTCCTACCGATCGTTTCTATTCCGCATCGCATGAGTGGTTGCTGCTCGAAGGGGAGACTGGCGTCGTCGGTATCACCGATCATGCCCAGCGGGAACTATCCGACATCGTCTTTGTCGAGTTGCCGGAGATTGGTGCGCATGTGCGGCAGGGAGAGGCCGTGGCAACGATCGAATCGGTGAAGGCGGCATCCGACGTCTACGCTCCAGTGACCGGAGAGATCCAGGAGGTCAACGCCGGCTTGGCTCAGGAACCCGGCCGGATCAATACCGACCCCTATGGGCAAGGTTGGCTCTTCCGGATCCGTGTCCAAAATCCTGCGGAAACAGCACGGCTCCAATCACCGGAAGCCTACGCAAAGCTTACGGCGGGCGCGGCGGGAACTCCCTCCTAAGAGGCGGTCCGTCTCCCCAAGGAGTGGTTACCGGGGCCAGCCGAGAGACCAAGATGACCAATCGAGAAGAACCCGCCCCCTTTGTGAGTCGCCATATCGGTCCGAGCCCTCTCGAGCAGGAAGAGATGCGGAAAGCGCTCGGATTTTCGTCGGCGGCGGCGCTGGTCGATGCGATCCTTCCACAGGCCGTCCGCACCCGGGCTCCGCTGCGGCTACCGGCCGCTCGCTCGGAATCGGGCGCCCTGGCAGCTCTGCAGGATCTGGCCAAGAAGAACCGCGTTGCGCGCTCCTATCTGGGAATGGGCTATTCCGCCTCGATCACCCCCGCGGTGATCCGGCGGAACATCCTGGAGAATCCAGACTGGTACACCCCTTACACCCCCTATCAGTCCGAGATCAGCCAAGGCCGGTTGGAAGCCCTTCTGACCTTTCAGACGCTGGTTGCCAACCTCACGGGTCTCGACGTAGCCAACGCATCTCTGCTGGACGCTGATACGGCTGCCGCCGAAGCCATGATCCTCTGCTCGCGCGTCAGCGGCATCCCGAGCCCACGCCGCTTTCTCGTCTCCTCCCGTTGCCATCCGCAAACCATTGCCGTAGTGCAGACCCGCGCGGAACCGCTCGGGATCGTCACGGAGCTCCGCGATCCCCTGCAGGATGGCCTTCCCGAGGAGGCTTGCTTCGGCGCTCTCCTTCCCTATCCGACGACCGAGGGCCTGATCCCCGACTACGCAGATGCGATCGCTACGATGCGAGAACGCCGGACGATCGTCGTCCTGCATATCGATCCGCTCGCCCTCTGCCTCTTCCGATCGCCTGGCGAGATTGGCGCAGACATCGCCGTCGGCTCCCTGCAGCGGTTCGGTCTCCCTCTCGGCTACGGCGGCCCCCATCCGGGCTTCCTGGCGGCGCGGTCAAGCTATCTCCGCAAGCTGCCCGGGAGAATCGTCGGCATTTCGCGAGACCGGGAGGGAAGACGGGCGTTCCGCTTGGCCTTGCAAACCCGGGAGCAGCATATCCGGCGCGAGAAGGCCACGAGCAACATTTGCACCGCCCAGGCCCTCCCCGCCGTCGTCGCGGCCTTTTACGCGGTGTACCACGGGCCTTCCGGGCTTCGGAGGATCTCCGAAGGCATTCGGGCACGGACCGAACGTCTTGCGGAGGCGCTTGCGGCAATCGGCGTCCAGCTCCTTCCCGGACCACGCTTCGACACCATCGTCGCGCTCCTGCCCCAATCGCGCTCCGCCTCGCTCCTTCTCCGCGCGCAGGCCAGAGGAATCAATCTCCGGGAACTGCCCTCCGGCCTGGGGATCTCCTTGGACGAGACGACCGAGGAAGGCGATCTGATCGACCTGCTCTCGCTTTTCGCCGAGGAGCTTGAGTGCCCGCTGCCGGCCCTGCCCCCGGCGGATGCGGAGTCATGCCCCATCCCGCCGAATCTCCAACGGAGCCTCCCCCTCCTTCCCCACTCGGTCTTCCGGCGATACCAGAGCGAGACCGAGCTCCTCCGGTACATCCGGCGGCTGGCCGGGCGCGACATCAGCCTGACGACCTCGATGATCCCCTTGGGATCATGCACCATGAAGCTCAACGCCGCCTCCGAGATGCTGCCGATGCTTTGGGACGAATTCTCCCGGATTCATCCCTTCTGCCCGATCGACCAGGCCAGGGGATACCAGGAGCTGCTCGGTGATCTCGAACACTGGCTCACGGAGATCACGGGGATGGCGGCCGTATCCTTTCAGCCGGCGGCAGGGAGCCAGGGGGAGCTCGCCGGGTTGCTGGCGATTCGTGCCTACCACAGGGCTCGCGGGCAGGGGAATCGGGATCTCTGCCTCCTCCCGGTTTCCGCGCATGGAACCAACCCCGCCAGTGCTGCCGCAGCGGGTCTTTCCGCTCAATCCGTGCTCTGTGACGAGGGAGGGCGGCTCGACCTGGTCGATCTCCGGAGCAAGCTTTCCGAGGCGGGGTCCCGCGTCGCGGTGCTCATGGTCACCTACCCCTCGACCTACGGCATTTTCGAGGAGACCCTCCCGGAAGCAATCCGCATGGTCCGGGAAGCGGGCGGGCTTGTCTACCTCGACGGCGCCAACGCCAATGCCTTCCTGGGTCTCTGTCGCCCGGGAGAGCTGGGGGTGGATGTCTGCCATCTCAACCTCCATAAGACCTTCGCCATTCCCCACGGCGGCGGGGGCCCCGGCGCCGGACCGATTGCCGTCTCTCCCGCCCTCGCTCCCTTCCTCCCCTCCCATCCTTTTCTGCCCCGGGCATCGGGAGGTGGCATTGGTGCGATCAGCGGTTCCCCCTGGGGGAATGCGGGAGTCTACCCCATCACCTGGATGTTCCTGGCGATGACGGGAGCTTCCGGCCTGGCGCGTTGCGCGGAAGTGGCGCTTCTCTCGGCCAACTATGTCGCCCATCGGCTCACCCCCTGCTTCTCCGTGGTGTTCCGCGGTCGCTCGGGGCTCGTGGCCCATGAATGCATCATCGATCTTCGCCCATGGAAGGAGTGCGGGATCGAGGCGGAGGATGTGGCCAAGCGTCTCGCGGATTTCGGCTTCCATGCGCCGACGGTCTCCTGGCCGATCCCCGGGGCCCTGATGATCGAACCGACCGAAAGCGAGTCGAAGGAGGAGCTCGATCGCTTTTGCGACGCGATGCTCGTGATCCATGGCGAGATGGAGAAGGTGCGCAGGGGCGAGTTCCCGATGGACGACAACCCCGTCCGGAACGCTCCCCACACCGCCACGGCCGCCGCAGCGGAGGGGTGGAGCCATCCCTACTCTCGCCAGACGGCGGTCTTTCCGCTTGCCTGGCTAGAAGAGAGGAAGTATT from Methylacidimicrobium sp. B4 includes these protein-coding regions:
- the gcvP gene encoding aminomethyl-transferring glycine dehydrogenase; protein product: MTNREEPAPFVSRHIGPSPLEQEEMRKALGFSSAAALVDAILPQAVRTRAPLRLPAARSESGALAALQDLAKKNRVARSYLGMGYSASITPAVIRRNILENPDWYTPYTPYQSEISQGRLEALLTFQTLVANLTGLDVANASLLDADTAAAEAMILCSRVSGIPSPRRFLVSSRCHPQTIAVVQTRAEPLGIVTELRDPLQDGLPEEACFGALLPYPTTEGLIPDYADAIATMRERRTIVVLHIDPLALCLFRSPGEIGADIAVGSLQRFGLPLGYGGPHPGFLAARSSYLRKLPGRIVGISRDREGRRAFRLALQTREQHIRREKATSNICTAQALPAVVAAFYAVYHGPSGLRRISEGIRARTERLAEALAAIGVQLLPGPRFDTIVALLPQSRSASLLLRAQARGINLRELPSGLGISLDETTEEGDLIDLLSLFAEELECPLPALPPADAESCPIPPNLQRSLPLLPHSVFRRYQSETELLRYIRRLAGRDISLTTSMIPLGSCTMKLNAASEMLPMLWDEFSRIHPFCPIDQARGYQELLGDLEHWLTEITGMAAVSFQPAAGSQGELAGLLAIRAYHRARGQGNRDLCLLPVSAHGTNPASAAAAGLSAQSVLCDEGGRLDLVDLRSKLSEAGSRVAVLMVTYPSTYGIFEETLPEAIRMVREAGGLVYLDGANANAFLGLCRPGELGVDVCHLNLHKTFAIPHGGGGPGAGPIAVSPALAPFLPSHPFLPRASGGGIGAISGSPWGNAGVYPITWMFLAMTGASGLARCAEVALLSANYVAHRLTPCFSVVFRGRSGLVAHECIIDLRPWKECGIEAEDVAKRLADFGFHAPTVSWPIPGALMIEPTESESKEELDRFCDAMLVIHGEMEKVRRGEFPMDDNPVRNAPHTATAAAAEGWSHPYSRQTAVFPLAWLEERKYWPPVARVDNVFGDRHPSCTWPVEEEAASEKG
- the gcvT gene encoding glycine cleavage system aminomethyltransferase GcvT — encoded protein: MQASSPFSLRTSPLDDRHRKWGARMGEFAGWSLPIVYTSVAEETLAVRQRAGLFDISHMGELLVCGPDALDQLDRLLPSNVTALPTGRGRYSLLLQEEGGIIDDLFVYRIEPSRFWLVVNASTTQTDFRWFSAKLGGSETTVTDESERWGGMAIQGPEARRILRSLLPEVPEAWERRAIVAASWKGASVWVAHTGYTGEDGAELFFPVSLGTSLWDALLEAGASSGLRPCGLAARDILRLEACLPLNGHELSPELTPMEARLAWVVDWEKGASFPGKRALEEKRLRGTEISLVAFTVDRPAPPPRTGYELWSGETAVGKVTSGGFSPTLGAAIGMGYVRSALAVEGTRLAYVVRGNRYGAVVKAAPLYRRRTR
- the gcvH gene encoding glycine cleavage system protein GcvH, with protein sequence MNIPTDRFYSASHEWLLLEGETGVVGITDHAQRELSDIVFVELPEIGAHVRQGEAVATIESVKAASDVYAPVTGEIQEVNAGLAQEPGRINTDPYGQGWLFRIRVQNPAETARLQSPEAYAKLTAGAAGTPS